The proteins below come from a single Miscanthus floridulus cultivar M001 chromosome 1, ASM1932011v1, whole genome shotgun sequence genomic window:
- the LOC136500729 gene encoding uncharacterized protein gives MGKRLPAAAAAAVRSYARSLRVPSDTAAAASAGRATKTPAAPLDTKSAAAAAAAAASSGRAEVRNLAAACGLEADERVPLAEVVSDCTRRWFQDALKEARAGDITMQVLVGQMYRSGYGVNKNEHKARVWMEKASRYRSTVWKVSNKRPGYNASDSDSGSDDAKETCK, from the exons ATGGGCAAGCGCctacctgccgccgccgccgccgcggttcGCTCGTACGCCCGCAGCCTTCGCGTCCCATCCGataccgccgccgccgcatccgCCGGGAGGGCAACCAAGACGCCGGCAGCCCCGCTGGATACGAAgtccgctgctgctgccgccgccgccgccgccagctccGGCCGGGCCGAGGTGCGGAATTTGGCGGCAGCGTGCGGGCTAGAGGCCGACGAGCGGGTGCCTCTCGCGGAGGTGGTGTCGGACTGCACGAGGCGGTGGTTCCAGGACGCGCTCAAGGAGGCGCGCGCCGGCGACATCACCATGCAGGTGCTCGTCGGCCAGATGTACCGCAGCGGATACGGTGTCAACAAGAACGAGCACAAG GCAAGAGTTTGGATGGAGAAAGCATCAAGATATCGGTCTACAGTCTGGAAAGTTAGCAATAAACGTCCAG GGTACAATGCTAGTGACTCAGACTCAGGCTCAGATGATGCTAAGGAAACATGCAAATAA